The Chryseobacterium glaciei DNA window CAGGATGGGTAATGGTTAAAAACAGAGAATAATTAATAATATATTAAGAAAAACCGCTTTTTCAAGCGGTTTTTTTTACTTCACGAATACTATATTCATATTTTGTTAATATTTTCGTTATTTTTGTTTCATAAAAAGTCAGTTAAAAATGAAAAAATACCTACTTCTTTTAATCTTATTTTTTTCGCAGCTATATTTCTCACAGTCGGATTGTATTACAGCGATCCCCGTATGTGGAAATTCTGATTTGTCCTATACATCTTTAGGTCATGGTGACGTTACGGAAGATCTTATGGGATGTCTTGCATCGGATGAAAACCACTCAGTTTGGTACACATTCACTATTGCAACTTCCGGAACTCTAACTTTCATGATCACACCAAACGTTAATGCAACGGATTATGATTTTGGTGTATATGGCCCGAATCAGACTTGTGGCGCATTAAGTCCTCCTATCAGATGTAACTACGATGGTACAGATGGTCCTACAGGATTAAGCTTAGCAATCACGCACCCTACTGTAACAGGTAGATTGAGTGGTTTCATGAACGTAGTTGCAGGCGAAACTTACTATCTTGTAGTAGATAACTGGGATGGTAGTACAGACGGATTCTCTTTAACATGGGGAGGAACGGCTACTTTAACGTCTGCATTTACAGATCCTGCATTAACACCCAATCCTTTTGTACCGCCAGGTGTAGCAGGACCAACTCCAGACTCTCCACGCGAAATCTTGAGATGTGCGTTACCTACAACATTTGATTTTAGTACTTTAACTAATGCTATTATAAACGGTAATCAAAACTTTACGATTACTTATCATACTACAGGTAATGATGCTGTAACAGGTGACAATCCGATCACAGCTCCAATTACAGTAAACGCAGGAATAATATATTATTACCGAATAAAATATACTGATCCCGCGAACCCCACGAACCCTATTAATGGATGTTTCCAAACAGGAACCTTCAAATTTGTTCAGGGAAATATTACCGCCCGGGATGCCACAATATATGCCTGTAACAATAACAATATAGGTACGGGATTATTTAATTTGACAACAGCAGATGTTTATTCAGGTAATGTTACAAAAAAATATTACCCTACGATGGCTGATCTGAATGCCGGAACTAACGAAATTACAAACCCTGCAAACTATACTTCAGGAGAGAAAAAAATATTTGTAAAAGTAACCACAACAGATGGATGTTCTGATACTGCTGAAATCACATTAAAATTCTATCCTTTAGTAATAGTAACTGAAGCAAGCCTTGAGTCTTGTTATATTGAAACAGCTATCACAACTGCGGTATTCAATTTAACAACAGCAACCGTTTCTACGCTTACAAATCCACCTAAAAAATTCTATCCGACGTTAGCTAACGCAACAAGTGGAACGAATGAAATAGGAAATCCTACTATTTACATTGCTACAACAGGTTCTGTATATGTAAGAGTGTACAGTGCGGATGGATGTTATTCAATTGCTAAAATCAACCTTAAAGTTTTACCTCCAGTAAAATCAACTGTTCTAAAAGACAAAACAATCTGTCTTGAAGATAAAACGACTTTAGATGCAGGCGGAGGATTTGATGGATACGAATGGAGCACAGGAGCAACAACTCAATCTATCAGCAATGTAGGAGTTGGTGAATACTGGGTAAAACTGAAAACTGGAAAATGTTATACATTACAAGTAGTACATGTATATGCAACTCAACAACCTGTTATCTCAAGCATTGATATCACAAACAATACAATCACAGTAAACGTAAACGGCGGAACTGCACCTTACAAATACTCTTTAGACGGTATCACTTGGCAGGATTCTAATGTATTTTCAGATCTTCCAAGAGGAGAAGTAAAAGTATATGTAAAAGATTTCTACGACTGTAACCCTATCGATGTACAGGTAACTGTTCCTAATCTTCTTAACGCGATTACGCCAAACGGAGATAACAAAAATGATTTTATAGATTATTCTGCATTATCTTATAAGAAAAATCTACAGTTTATCGTTTACGACAGATACGGAAATAAGCTTTACACAGCCGATAAAACCAGAGATTACAGATGGGACGGTACAGCAAGCGGTAAGAAAATTCTTACAGGAACTTACTGGTACAGTATCTCTTGGAACGAAAATGACAAAAACAATACTCAAACAAAATATAGTGGATGGGTACTTGTAAAAAACAGAGAATAATTTAATTCTTATATATTTAAAAATCACCTCAATTTTGGGGTGATTTTTTTATTAACACAACCCGCCTTTTATTGATGGTATTTTAAAACAAATCTGGCGGAAAATGTTAGTTACTATTTTCAGATTATTTTTGAAATAACCTATCTTTGCACAATGGCGCAGAAAGAAACATTATCATCTCTTACCCACGGAAACTTCGCGAAAGAGTTGTCAATTGCTGATGGAAAAATGCCTCCTAATGCAGTAGATTTTGAAAGATTGGTTATCGGTACTTTTTTAATTGATAAAAAAGGGCTAGACCATTCCATTGACCTTCTTACTCCTGAAGTATTTTATGATCCGAGACATCAGGTGATTTTCACAGCCGTTCTAAAATTATACGAAGGAAACCATCCTGTTGATTTAATGACAGTTATTCAGGAACTTAAAAAGGAAGAGAAACTTCTTTTGGCGGGTGGTGATCACTATATTGTTGATCTTACGATGGGAGTCAGCTCCTCTGCGCATATTGAATATCACGTTCGTGTTATCCTTGAAAAATATATTTTAAGAAGTTTAATTAATGTTTCCGCCAACGTAATTGATTCGTCATACAAGGAATCTACCGACGTTTTTGAACTTTTAGATAAAGCCGAACAGTCATTCTTTGAGATCACCAACGGAACCATCAAAAAAGGTTTCGACACAGCAAACTCATTGGTAAAACAAGCGATTGAAACCATTAAATCCCTAAAAGACAAAGAAGGAATCTCCGGAGTACCTTCAGGATTTAGAGATATCGATAAAGAAACCGGGGGTTGGCAAAATTCCGACCTTATCATTATTGCTGCCCGTCCCGCGATGGGAAAAACAGCGTTTCTACTTTCGATGGCGAGAAATATTGCTGTAGGACATAAAATTCCGATGGTACTTTTCTCTCTGGAGATGGCGTCTGTACAGTTGATCACCAGAATGATCGCCTCTGAAACAAGAATTTCATCCGAAAAATTAAGAAAAGGAACTCTGGATGACGAAGAATGGCAAAGACTTTTCTCCAACGTTTCCGAGCTGGAAAATGCTCCGCTTTTTATTGATGAAACTCCTTCCCTTTCGATATTCGATTTCCGCGCAAAATGCCGAAGACTGGTAATGCAGCATGATGTAAAACTAATCATGGTCGATTATCTCCAACTGATGACAGCTGGTAGTGGTGGAAAAGGTGTTGGAAACCGTGAACAGGAAATTTCCATGATCTCACGTTCATTAAAAGCAATTGCAAAAGAATTAAATGTTCCTGTAATTGCACTTTCACAGCTTTCAAGAAGTGTGGAAACCCGTCCCGGAAAAAGACCTCAACTTTCAGATCTAAGGGAGTCCGGAGCGATTGAGCAGGATGCGGATATTGTGTCATTTATCTTCAGACCGGAATATTACAAAATT harbors:
- a CDS encoding T9SS type B sorting domain-containing protein; this encodes MKKYLLLLILFFSQLYFSQSDCITAIPVCGNSDLSYTSLGHGDVTEDLMGCLASDENHSVWYTFTIATSGTLTFMITPNVNATDYDFGVYGPNQTCGALSPPIRCNYDGTDGPTGLSLAITHPTVTGRLSGFMNVVAGETYYLVVDNWDGSTDGFSLTWGGTATLTSAFTDPALTPNPFVPPGVAGPTPDSPREILRCALPTTFDFSTLTNAIINGNQNFTITYHTTGNDAVTGDNPITAPITVNAGIIYYYRIKYTDPANPTNPINGCFQTGTFKFVQGNITARDATIYACNNNNIGTGLFNLTTADVYSGNVTKKYYPTMADLNAGTNEITNPANYTSGEKKIFVKVTTTDGCSDTAEITLKFYPLVIVTEASLESCYIETAITTAVFNLTTATVSTLTNPPKKFYPTLANATSGTNEIGNPTIYIATTGSVYVRVYSADGCYSIAKINLKVLPPVKSTVLKDKTICLEDKTTLDAGGGFDGYEWSTGATTQSISNVGVGEYWVKLKTGKCYTLQVVHVYATQQPVISSIDITNNTITVNVNGGTAPYKYSLDGITWQDSNVFSDLPRGEVKVYVKDFYDCNPIDVQVTVPNLLNAITPNGDNKNDFIDYSALSYKKNLQFIVYDRYGNKLYTADKTRDYRWDGTASGKKILTGTYWYSISWNENDKNNTQTKYSGWVLVKNRE
- the dnaB gene encoding replicative DNA helicase; translated protein: MAQKETLSSLTHGNFAKELSIADGKMPPNAVDFERLVIGTFLIDKKGLDHSIDLLTPEVFYDPRHQVIFTAVLKLYEGNHPVDLMTVIQELKKEEKLLLAGGDHYIVDLTMGVSSSAHIEYHVRVILEKYILRSLINVSANVIDSSYKESTDVFELLDKAEQSFFEITNGTIKKGFDTANSLVKQAIETIKSLKDKEGISGVPSGFRDIDKETGGWQNSDLIIIAARPAMGKTAFLLSMARNIAVGHKIPMVLFSLEMASVQLITRMIASETRISSEKLRKGTLDDEEWQRLFSNVSELENAPLFIDETPSLSIFDFRAKCRRLVMQHDVKLIMVDYLQLMTAGSGGKGVGNREQEISMISRSLKAIAKELNVPVIALSQLSRSVETRPGKRPQLSDLRESGAIEQDADIVSFIFRPEYYKITVWDNDDEGQETTTENQAELIIAKHRNGATADVRLSFLKHFAKFGDIEHATGGGFPSDFGTPEPSGFDKIKTTIQPGAAFDLPDSSKLSGSSMNDFDDEDDFPF